The following coding sequences lie in one Helicoverpa zea isolate HzStark_Cry1AcR chromosome 2, ilHelZeax1.1, whole genome shotgun sequence genomic window:
- the LOC124636971 gene encoding TAR DNA-binding protein 43-like: protein MCSKSGNYNGDLFEYIKVSEDEDESNAVEIPCELDGTLLLSTLVAQFPGACGLKYRHPDSKSIRGIRLSDGKLHPPSEVGWGKHLYICVFPKENKRKMEDVSPENSAAKTKRLEKKLTCSDLICLGLPWKSTEESIKQYFEQFGEVVMVQLKRDKNGSFKGFGFIRFATYASQMRALAQRHNIDGRWVDVRIPNSKEGVVPQMPCKVFVGRCTEDMTADDLREYFSKFGEVTDVFVPRPFRAFGFVTFLDPEVAQSLCGEDHVIKGASVSVSSAAPKIKTKSQNWKDDSYGPNNWEGNRSGGPSGGPSNNGGNSNIDSLNMQNLGINPNGGPPANFNLPISLVAAALNQAGWGGFLGGPGNSGPNNWQGGPPQGNPGKNWNGNQNWGQNGPPQSWNQGGGSGGNQGWNGGGKSGGNWNQSSWPNGQGNWNGNGNGGGGSSSGSGSGWNNNKPQT, encoded by the coding sequence ATGTGTTCCAAGAGTGGCAACTACAATGGTGACTTGTTCGAGTATATCAAAGTTAGTGAAGATGAAGATGAATCTAATGCGGTTGAAATTCCTTGCGAATTAGATGGTACACTGTTGCTTTCAACTCTCGTAGCCCAATTTCCCGGGGCTTGTGGACTGAAATATCGACACCCGGATAGCAAATCAATCCGAGGGATTCGTCTAAGTGATGGCAAATTACATCCACCCAGTGAAGTTGGTTGGGGTAAACACCTGTACATTTGTGTATTTCCAAAAGAGAACAAACGTAAAATGGAAGATGTTTCTCCTGAGAATTCTGCTGCTAAGACCAAACGTTTAGAGAAGAAACTCACATGCTCAGATTTAATTTGTTTAGGATTGCCCTGGAAGTCAACAGAAGAGTCCATTAAGCAGTATTTCGAGCAATTTGGTGAAGTTGTAATGGTGCAATTGAAAAGAGATAAGAATGGCTCCTTTAAAGGTTTTGGTTTTATTCGTTTTGCTACTTATGCATCCCAGATGAGAGCTTTAGCTCAGAGGCATAACATTGATGGCCGCTGGGTAGATGTTCGTATTCCTAATTCAAAGGAAGGCGTAGTCCCTCAGATGCCCTGCAAAGTATTTGTTGGAAGGTGTACTGAAGATATGACAGCTGATGATTTACGAGAATATTTCTCAAAGTTTGGAGAAGTAACTGATGTGTTTGTCCCACGTCCATTTAGAGCATTTGGATTTGTTACATTTTTGGATCCAGAAGTAGCACAAAGTCTTTGTGGAGAAGATCATGTTATAAAAGGAGCTTCTGTATCTGTATCAAGTGCAGCACCCAAAATTAAGACCAAGTCCCAAAACTGGAAAGATGATTCCTACGGGCCAAATAATTGGGAGGGCAACCGTTCAGGGGGACCATCTGGTGGCCCAAGCAACAATGGCGGAAATAGTAACATTGATTCTCTTAACATGCAGAACTTAGGAATCAACCCTAATGGAGGTCCACCAGCTAACTTCAATTTACCTATAAGTTTAGTAGCTGCAGCACTTAACCAAGCAGGATGGGGTGGATTTTTAGGGGGCCCTGGTAACTCTGGTCCCAATAATTGGCAAGGTGGCCCACCACAAGGCAACCCTGGGAAAAACTGGAATGGTAATCAAAATTGGGGTCAAAATGGACCACCACAATCATGGAATCAGGGTGGTGGTAGTGGTGGCAACCAAGGTTGGAATGGTGGTGGCAAAAGTGGGGGCAACTGGAATCAAAGCAGTTGGCCAAATGGCCAGGGCAACTGGAATGGTAATGGCAATGGGGGAGGTGGCTCCAGTTCTGGCTCTGGAAGTGGGTGGAACAACAACAAGCCCCAAACATGA
- the LOC124636962 gene encoding E3 ubiquitin-protein ligase RNF168-like — protein sequence MAAKSKKRLSKIENKLLKLEKLELKDVFCSICQSILIEPVTLPCFHDFCHRCFNGSIENNALCCPLCRLRIGSWLRTATKQKNLVNVELWNFIQSKFPQEIEIKTKGEDIHLPEETPLPRLSEPGEIRSEYEAELRRLRDERVRLEQKHIQETELLIKKLQSDEEEAHKKYLENLKQDELLAQQMQQDHVKDNVPPPNTPRKLNVKATAAKPRLKATKIDSYLSKLQVPTNKDSSQINNEANDNTSTDGSTPKAPTVKPMNGTSPEMVPSYGKLIKSFIDKKNKLGPGLWNKENGESVKEKKEDPKSTDKEVCNSEDKVKSKNSVPSLLVSLPLPYTGILQHKINAAENRNLETGSVDSMRQELCYFKPIESTTPTSFNTGKTLPLRVPGVRVDKEASSSRTEPAPSRAQYLEGLCRLRNMSLAKNLPSAFVIALNILKVKKENPGKCETNRSKIKKTASTSPYVAPLPIKRNINRNKQTIHIDGIAKLNNETNLRRTRSMGSITKDENETTPKKGKMKQRKVSSERKPYLRSDSKKSSTKKELNSPPLISETINNNKVNLAVKNLSSPLKNCDVKKILQEQLRIEKLIEQEKNDFELARKMEAEWNGRRNPRRSTIKRQVTLNYALRPAKKLKV from the exons ATGGCGGCCAAGTCAAAGAAGCGGCTgtctaaaattgaaaataagttattaaaattagaaaaattagAATTAAAAGATGTATTTTGTTCAATTTGTCAATCTATTTTAATAGAACCAGTAACCCTGCCGTGTTTTCATGATTTTTGTCATCGATGTTTTAATGGCAGCATAGAAAATAATGCTTTGTGTTGTCCTCTATGTCGATTACGAATTGGATCCTGGCTAAGAAcagcaacaaaacaaaagaatttggTGAACGTTGAACTTTGGAATTTTATTCAATCGAAATTTCCTcaagaaattgaaattaaaacgaAAGGAGAAGATATCCATTTGCCAGAAG AAACACCATTGCCCCGTCTAAGTGAGCCTGGAGAAATACGGTCAGAATATGAGGCTGAACTGAGGCGGCTCAGAGATGAGAGGGTTAGATTAGAACAAAAGCATATACAGGAGACTGAACTATTAATCAA GAAACTTCAATCTGATGAGGAAGAAgcccacaaaaaatatttagagaACTTAAAACAAGATGAACTGCTAGCACAACAAATGCAGCAAGATCATGTTAAAGACAATGTACCACCACCAAACACTCCTAGGAAACTAAATGTTAAAGCAACAGCTGCAAAACCTAGACTTAAAGCTACTAAAATTGATAGTTATTTATCTAAATTACAAGTACCCACCAATAAAGA tagttcacaaataaataatgaagctAATGATAACACCAGCACTGATGGATCCACTCCTAAAGCTCCAACAGTCAAGCCTATGAATGGAACTTCGCCAGAAATGGTGCCAAGTTATGGAAAACTAATTAAAAGctttatagataaaaaaaataaacttggcCCTGGTTTATGGAATAAAGAAAATGGAGAAAGTGTTAAAGAAAAG AAAGAAGACCCTAAAAGCACTGATAAAGAAGTATGCAATTCAGAAGATAAGGTGAAGTCAAAAAACTCAGTTCCTTCCCTCCTTGTGTCCTTGCCACTGCCATATACTGGAATActacaacacaaaataaatgcaGCTGAAAACAGAAACCTCGAAACTGGAAGTGTTGACTCTATGCGACAAGAGTTGTGTTACTTCAAACCTATTGAATCAACTACTCCAACAAG tttcaacACAGGTAAAACCCTCCCGCTCCGCGTTCCAGGCGTGCGAGTGGACAAGGAGGCGTCGTCGTCACGTACTGAGCCTGCTCCAAGCCGTGCGCAGTATTTGGAGGGACTTTGTCGCCTCAGAAATATGTCCTTAGCTAAAAACTTACCATCTGCCTTTGTTATTGCACTAAATATCCTTAAAGTTAAAAAG GAAAACCCCGGCAAATGCGAGACAAACAgatcaaaaataaagaaaactgcATCAACCAGTCCTTATGTTGCACCCCTGCCTATCAAACGAAACATCAatagaaataaacaaactattcaTATTGATGGCATTGCTAAATTGAATAATGAAACTAATCTTAGACGCACTAGATCTATGGGAAGTATTACAAAAGATGAAAATGAAACAAcaccaaaaaaaggtaaaatgaaGCAGAGAAAAGTTTCATCTGAGAGGAAGCCATATTTACGGAGTGATTCCAAAAAGTCAAGTACCAAAAAGGAATTAAACAGTCCACCATTAATTTcagaaacaataaataacaataaggtCAATTTAGCTGTAAAAAATTTGTCTAGTCCATTAAAGAATTGTGATGTTAAGAAAATACTACAAGAGCAGCTCAGAATTGAAAAGTTGATTGAACAGGAAAAGAATGATTTTGAATTGGCGCGAAAGATGGAAGCGGAGTGGAACGGCCGGAGAAATCCTCGACGGTCCACCATCAAACGCCAAGTGACCCTCAACTATGCTCTCAGGCCCGCCAAAAAACTAAAGGTCTAA